The Cucumis melo cultivar AY chromosome 5, USDA_Cmelo_AY_1.0, whole genome shotgun sequence genome has a segment encoding these proteins:
- the LOC103491428 gene encoding transcription factor E2FB isoform X1 codes for MSGSRPPNSSGHLPDQIMHSLKRQLPFSSVKPPFASPGDYHRFAPDSRLADQESDAIVVKSPQLKRKSEVADYEAESTDRAIGPRFAEVVNSPHQTPVSVKGGKGSKSRLTKCSRSGPQTPMSNVVSGSPSTNNLTPAGPCRYDSSLGLLTKKFINLIKQAEDGILDLNKAADTLEVQKRRIYDITNVLEGIGLIEKKLKNRIQWKGLDVSRSGDVDDNYADLQAEVENLTMEERGLDEQIREMQERLRDLSEDENNQRWLFVTEEDIKGLPCFQNETLIAIKAPHGTTLEVPDPDEAVDYPQRRYRIVLRSTMGPIDVYLVSQFEAKFEEINAAEMPPSLPSSSGLNEAPTTTVVTEDTRGKEIETREQDVHRMCSDLNASQDFVGGIMKIVPSVVDSDADYWLLSDADVSITDMWRTEPSVEWNELGTFHEDYSIGTVSSPQTQTPLPNDAPDLPSTNPSSS; via the exons ATGTCGGGTTCTCGACCTCCTAACTCCTCTGGACACCTTCCTGACCAGATCATGCACTCTCTTAAACGCCAACTCCCTTTCTCTTCTGTGAAACCACCATTTGCATCTCCTGGGGACTATCACCGCTTCGCTCCCGACTCTCGACTCGCCGATCAAGAATCTGATGCTATCGTAGTCAAATCTCCT CAATTGAAGCGGAAGAGTGAGGTAGCAGATTATGAAGCTGAGTCAACCGATAGAGCAATTGGTCCTAGATTTGCTGAGGTAGTTAACAGTCCCCATCAAACACCTGTATCAGTCAAAGGAGGAAAGGGAAGCAAATCAAGGCTTACAAAATGCAGTAGATCAGGGCCACAGACTCCCATGTCAAATGTTG TTTCAGGTTCACCTTCTACAAACAATCTTACTCCAGCTGGTCCATGCCGTTATGATAGTTCTCTTG GTCTTTTGACAAAGAAGTTCATTAATCTGATTAAACAAGCGGAAGATGGTATTCttgatctaaataaagcagctGACACCTTGGAG GTACAAAAAAGACGAATATATGATATAACAAATGTCCTCGAGGGAATTGGTCTTATAGAAAAGAAACTTAAGAACAGAATTCAGTGGAA GGGGCTTGATGTCTCAAGGTCAGGGGATGTTGATGACAATTATGCTGATCTACAG GCAGAAGTAGAGAACCTTACCATGGAGGAGCGTGGATTAGATGAACAAATAAG AGAGATGCAGGAAAGATTAAGGGATCTCAGTGAAGATGAGAACAACCAAAG GTGGCTTTTTGTAACCGAGGAAGACATCAAGGGTTTACCTTGTTTCCAG AACGAAACTCTTATAGCTATTAAAGCTCCCCATGGAACCACTTTAGAAGTCCCAGATCCTGATGAG GCTGTTGACTACCCCCAAAGGAGGTACAGGATAGTCCTCAGAAGCACCATGGGCCCCATAGATGTTTACCTTGTTAG TCAGTTTGAAGCGAAGTTTGAGGAGATAAATGCTGCGGAAATGCCCCCAAGCTTGCCGTCAAGTTCAGGATTGAATGAAGCACCTACAACAACAGTAGTAACAGAGGATACTAGGGGAAAGGAAATTGAAACGCGGGAGCAAGACGTACACAGAATGTGCTCCGATCTAAATGCATCACAGGACTTCGTGGGTGGAATTATGAAAATCGTCCCCTCGGTTGTAGAT AGTGATGCTGATTACTGGCTCTTGTCCGATGCTGATGTTAGTATCACTGACATGTGGAGAACTGAAC CCAGCGTTGAGTGGAATGAATTGGGTACATTTCATGAAGATTACAGTATAGGCACCGTCAGCTCACCCCAAACCCAAACTCCACTTCCCAATGATGCACCTGATTTGCCTTCTACTAATCCTTCTAGTAGTTGA
- the LOC103491428 gene encoding transcription factor E2FB isoform X2 encodes MSGSRPPNSSGHLPDQIMHSLKRQLPFSSVKPPFASPGDYHRFAPDSRLADQESDAIVVKSPQLKRKSEVADYEAESTDRAIGPRFAEVVNSPHQTPVSVKGGKGSKSRLTKCSRSGPQTPMSNVGSPSTNNLTPAGPCRYDSSLGLLTKKFINLIKQAEDGILDLNKAADTLEVQKRRIYDITNVLEGIGLIEKKLKNRIQWKGLDVSRSGDVDDNYADLQAEVENLTMEERGLDEQIREMQERLRDLSEDENNQRWLFVTEEDIKGLPCFQNETLIAIKAPHGTTLEVPDPDEAVDYPQRRYRIVLRSTMGPIDVYLVSQFEAKFEEINAAEMPPSLPSSSGLNEAPTTTVVTEDTRGKEIETREQDVHRMCSDLNASQDFVGGIMKIVPSVVDSDADYWLLSDADVSITDMWRTEPSVEWNELGTFHEDYSIGTVSSPQTQTPLPNDAPDLPSTNPSSS; translated from the exons ATGTCGGGTTCTCGACCTCCTAACTCCTCTGGACACCTTCCTGACCAGATCATGCACTCTCTTAAACGCCAACTCCCTTTCTCTTCTGTGAAACCACCATTTGCATCTCCTGGGGACTATCACCGCTTCGCTCCCGACTCTCGACTCGCCGATCAAGAATCTGATGCTATCGTAGTCAAATCTCCT CAATTGAAGCGGAAGAGTGAGGTAGCAGATTATGAAGCTGAGTCAACCGATAGAGCAATTGGTCCTAGATTTGCTGAGGTAGTTAACAGTCCCCATCAAACACCTGTATCAGTCAAAGGAGGAAAGGGAAGCAAATCAAGGCTTACAAAATGCAGTAGATCAGGGCCACAGACTCCCATGTCAAATGTTG GTTCACCTTCTACAAACAATCTTACTCCAGCTGGTCCATGCCGTTATGATAGTTCTCTTG GTCTTTTGACAAAGAAGTTCATTAATCTGATTAAACAAGCGGAAGATGGTATTCttgatctaaataaagcagctGACACCTTGGAG GTACAAAAAAGACGAATATATGATATAACAAATGTCCTCGAGGGAATTGGTCTTATAGAAAAGAAACTTAAGAACAGAATTCAGTGGAA GGGGCTTGATGTCTCAAGGTCAGGGGATGTTGATGACAATTATGCTGATCTACAG GCAGAAGTAGAGAACCTTACCATGGAGGAGCGTGGATTAGATGAACAAATAAG AGAGATGCAGGAAAGATTAAGGGATCTCAGTGAAGATGAGAACAACCAAAG GTGGCTTTTTGTAACCGAGGAAGACATCAAGGGTTTACCTTGTTTCCAG AACGAAACTCTTATAGCTATTAAAGCTCCCCATGGAACCACTTTAGAAGTCCCAGATCCTGATGAG GCTGTTGACTACCCCCAAAGGAGGTACAGGATAGTCCTCAGAAGCACCATGGGCCCCATAGATGTTTACCTTGTTAG TCAGTTTGAAGCGAAGTTTGAGGAGATAAATGCTGCGGAAATGCCCCCAAGCTTGCCGTCAAGTTCAGGATTGAATGAAGCACCTACAACAACAGTAGTAACAGAGGATACTAGGGGAAAGGAAATTGAAACGCGGGAGCAAGACGTACACAGAATGTGCTCCGATCTAAATGCATCACAGGACTTCGTGGGTGGAATTATGAAAATCGTCCCCTCGGTTGTAGAT AGTGATGCTGATTACTGGCTCTTGTCCGATGCTGATGTTAGTATCACTGACATGTGGAGAACTGAAC CCAGCGTTGAGTGGAATGAATTGGGTACATTTCATGAAGATTACAGTATAGGCACCGTCAGCTCACCCCAAACCCAAACTCCACTTCCCAATGATGCACCTGATTTGCCTTCTACTAATCCTTCTAGTAGTTGA
- the LOC103491427 gene encoding uncharacterized protein LOC103491427, whose translation MATASSLIAFSSFSNFSFTHPNFRFHFNFPNPPLKFNSKPFRVQALKQKTGEIDRPSPSSSSSADEVTKKYGLEAGLWKIFSSKEEGEGTNKSKGDQAKELLAKYGGAYLATSITLSLISFSLCYALISAGVDVQALLQKVGISTDETGGKVGTFALAYAAHKAASPIRFPPTVALTPIVASWIGKKVEKEN comes from the exons ATGGCAACTGCTTCTTCTCTAATTGCCTTTTCATCTTTTTCCAACTTTTCCTTTACTCATCCAAATTTCAGATTTCATTTCAATTTTCCTAACCCACCTCTCAAATTCAACTCCAAACCTTTCAGGGTTCAAGCCCTTAAACAGAAAACCGGCGAAATCGATCGCCCATCTccatcttcctcttcttctgCAGATGAAGTTACCAAGAAGTACGGACTTGAAGCTGGTCTTTGGAAG ATATTTAGCTCTAAGGAGGAGGGTGAAGGGACAAACAAATCAAAGGGTGATCAAGCAAAAGAGTTGCTAGCGAAATATGGGGGTGCATATTTAGCCACCTCCATAACTCTATCCTTGATCTCTTTCTCTCTATGTTATGCGCTCATCAGTGCCGGTGTCGACGTTCAAGCTCTTCTGCAGAAG GTAGGAATTTCAACTGATGAGACAGGAGGGAAAGTTGGAACATTTGCTTTGGCATATGCAGCACATAAAGCTGCTTCTCCGATAAGGTTTCCTCCAACAGTGGCTCTCACTCCAATTGTTGCAAGTTGGATTGGGAAGAAAGTTGAGAAAGAGAATTAG
- the LOC103491668 gene encoding probable CCR4-associated factor 1 homolog 11, whose translation MLIQTRQVWDLNLLHEFNLITQLLHRYPFISIDTEFPGVLIRPTLHRHPLHPSDHYLLLKSNVDALNLIQLGLTLSDADGNLPTLGTKNSFIWEFNFRDFDVARHPHNPASIELLKQQGIDFHRNRTHGVCSSQFADLLMSSGLLCNNSLTWVTFHSAYDFGYLVKILTRTKLPSRLHDFLNILGKLFGNKVYDVKHMMRFCDGLYGGLDRVAKTLDLERAVGKSHQAGSDSLLTWQAFKKMRDVYFSKDGPEKHAGVLFGLEIY comes from the coding sequence ATGTTAATCCAAACCCGTCAGGTCTGGGATCTCAATCTCCTTCATGAATTCAATCTCATCACTCAACTCCTCCATCGCTACCCTTTCATCTCCATCGACACTGAATTCCCCGGCGTCCTCATCCGCCCCACCCTCCACCGCCACCCTCTCCACCCTTCCGATCACTACCTCCTCCTCAAGTCCAACGTCGACGCTCTCAACCTAATCCAACTCGGTCTCACTCTCTCCGACGCCGACGGCAACCTCCCCACACTTGGCACCAAAAACTCCTTCATCTGGGAGTTCAATTTTAGAGATTTCGACGTTGCACGCCACCCCCACAACCCGGCTTCCATCGAGCTCTTAAAACAACAAGGGATCGATTTCCACCGCAACAGAACTCATGGGGTTTGCTCCTCCCAGTTCGCCGACTTGCTGATGTCATCCGGTCTTTTATGTAACAACTCCCTTACTTGGGTTACCTTTCACAGCGCCTACGACTTTGGTTACTTAGTTAAGATTCTCACTCGGACCAAACTCCCCTCACGGCTACACGATTTCTTGAACATTCTGGGGAAGTTGTTCGGGAATAAAGTTTACGACGTGAAGCACATGATGCGGTTCTGCGATGGGCTATACGGGGGTTTGGATCGGGTTGCTAAGACGCTTGATTTGGAGCGGGCGGTTGGGAAATCCCATCAGGCCGGTTCCGATTCCCTCCTCACATGGCAAGCTTTTAAGAAGATGAGGGATGTTTATTTCTCAAAGGATGGCCCGGAGAAGCACGCCGGCGTCTTGTTTGGTTtagaaatttattaa